CGTCGGCTAGAGCGTCAGTCTTAGTGAATGGCTCGCCCACCTTTGAGTTTGGGTGTAGCAAAGGTATGAGGCAAGGGGATCCGATATCCCCTTTTCTTTTTGTTGTGGCTATGGAGGCGCTGTCTTGCATATTCAACATGGCCAGCGAAGTTAACGTTTTTCAAGGAATTAATATTCCAGGTTTCGACGCTCGTGTCTCTCATTTATTCTTCGCTGATGACGCCATGATTATGGGTGTTTGGAACAAAGAAAATATTGCTAATGTTATTAGAATCCTTCGATGCTTTCATGTGTATTCGGGCCTCAAAATCAACTTAAGCAAGTCTAGTATTTTTGGGATTGGTGTCTTGAACGAAGAGATCGAGGAGATGGCTAACTGGATTGGGTGTAAGGTCGATTGTATTCCCTTTAAATACTTAGGCTTGACGGTCGGGGCCAACATGAATCGTATTAACAATTGGCGGCCTGTTTATGACATGTTTGAAAAACGCCTATCTCTTTGGAAGGCAGCTTTATTATCCATTGGTGGAAGGGTCATTCTTATCAGGTCGGTTCTCGAAAGTTTGCCTTCGTATTTTATGTCTCTTTATAAGGCGCCTATTAAAGTTATTAAAGACTTGGAAAGCATAATAAAGAAATTCTTGTGGGGCGGATCGGACAATGTTAGGAAGACCCATTGGGTGGCTTGGGATAGGGTTTCATTACCTAAGAAGGCCGGAGGATTGGGGCTTAATAAGCTGTTGGACATCAACTTGGCGTTACTTAGTAAATGGGGGTGGAGGTTTAAAAACGAGCCCGATAGCTTATGGGCCAAAATCGTCTCCGCTATTCATTCGGGTTGCTCGGATTGGGCCTTTCTTCCTTGTAAGAAAGCTGTTGGAGGCGTTTGGGTCAGCATTTGTAACATTTTGAACAAACACCTTGTCGATAACAAGCCGCTCAGAAGTTTTTTTAAAGGCGAGGTTGCTTCGGGTTCTGAGGTCCTCTTTTGGCTCGACCCTTGGCTGTCCGAAACTCCCTTTAAAGATCTGTTCCCTTGCTTATTTAGGCTGGAAGTGGTTAAAAATTGTTCTGTTCGGGATCGATTGGCTGATGGGGGTCTGTGGCTTTGGAGACATGAGCCGGACTCGGATCCGGAGATTCAGGAGATGGCCTCTTTGTCGGGTATGTTATCCTCTTTTACTCTTCGTGTCGGTAGAGATAAATGGCGATGGTTGGGTGATTCTTCGGGTGTCTTTACGGTCAAATCAGCAAAGGATATTCTTGTTCGGGGTAGGCGAGATCAGAACGGCTTCATTTTCGATTGGTGTAAATGGGTCCCAACGAAGTGTAATATTTTTGCGTGGAGGATGGGCATGAATCGTATTCCTACTTTTGATGTCTTGCTCTCTAGGGCATCGTTAATCAGGCTAGGGAATGCTACCTTTGCGGTTGTGAGGATGAAGCCGTGTGTCATCTTTTTATCTCATGCCGGTTCGCGGATTTGATCTGGCAAAAAGTCAGCAGATGGTGTGGTATTCCAACTATTTTTGCTTTTTCTATTAAAGATCTTCTGGATATCTTTAAATTCAGCAGGTTGGGTACTTCGGCTAGGGTGGCTCTTCAAGGTATTGTGATTATCGCTTGCTGGAGCATTTGGTTGGCTAGAAATAAAGCGGTCTTCTCGGGCATTCGGGCGAATGTGGAAGATGTTTTTAGCGATATTAGAGCTttgggtttcttttggtttaaaCATAGATCGCGCTTTCAATCTATAGAATGGAacgattggtgtaaatttgtaattatgtaactttgcttgttgtttgtttgttgccGGCCCGGTTTTCGGGTTCGGTGGTTTGTTAATGTAagttaattttcaaaaaaaaaaagagagacaGGAGATACGGATTGGAATAAGTTTGTCCTGAGCAGAATACAGAGTAGAATGTCTTCCTATTCTAAGTTGACTCCTGACATGACATAGCATAAAACCGAAGTTGAAAACCGGTCCGGTCCGGTCCGGTCGAGTAGCAAAAGAATATTGCAATAACCACCACCACTCCGTTAGAAacaaagatatatatatattataggagtcaccaccaccactccttgcaaccccccccccccccccccccattcttcttcttcttcttcttcggtgAACATTTAACATATGGTTCATGGATTCCTTAAGTGATCTTCTAGCAAAAGAAGGATTCGTACGTGACAAAAAAGTTCAATTAGTTGCAGCCCCTGATCACGACTCCATTGCTTTACCAATTTACATCTGCCATAACCGCCCCAAGCACCGCAGGACAGCCTCCTCATCAAAACAACGACGTCGTCCTTCAAACGAACCCGCCATCGATGAAGTTGCCACCAAAGCTGTGATCTCCATCTTAAGCGGCTACGCTGGCAAGTACTTGAAGGACAAGGGGTTTCGAGATTCCTTGAGGGACAAGTGTTTGGTGAATAGGACCAATGGGTTGTTGGATAATATGGAGCTGGGGATTCAGAGCATTGAGAAGTTGATTGATAATCCGGGTACTGTCAAGGAAATGAAGGTCAAGTTGTTGCGGAATTCGATTGGCTTTTTGACGATTGTTGCCTCTTTGAATTCCACAAAAGGGACAGGGGATTCGAATTCACAGTTGTCTGCTTGCGCGCAGCTTTATTTATCCATTGTTTATAAAATTGAGAAGAATGATAGGATTTGTGCCAGACATGTCCTTCAGGTGTTTGTTGACTCACCTCACTTGGCTCGAACGCACTTGTTACCGGATCTTTGGGAGCATTTTTTTCTTCCACATCTTTTGCATCTTAAAATATGGTATAATAACCAAACCGAAAGTATTTTGGATCATCTGGTGTCAAGGGATCAAGAAGAACAGATCAAGAAGCATTTGATCAAGGTTTATGATGAACATATGGATATGGGTACGGCTCAGTTTGCACTTTACTATAAGGAATGGCTTAAAACTGGTGGGCAACCTCCTGCTACCCTTCCTTCTGTGCCTTTGCCGGCGATCAATTTGTTTTCATCTTCATCTACACGGCGACGAAGAAGTTCATCGTTGTTCAATATCTTTTTGTAAGTTCTTCAACACTTTGAATTTGGAGTAGGTGCTTGAATGTTCAATTAAATTATTTGGACTTTAGATAATGCAAACTTGATTTTAGTAATAATCCAAACTGACTAACAGAAACGTAACCCCGTCTATCTGCCGCTAATGAACAATTGActgattttttttaattcaaatcCAAATGTTGCTAACTGTTTTGACAGATATAAATGGAAGTTAGGGGCAAACTGTTAAAAGTGAAAGTTAAAAGTGCCATTGGTTATTATCAACCAATGAGTCATATTGAACTCCAATTTACCTTTGAATAAACAATTCTAATGGAAGGATGTAGTTTAAATGTGTTTTGTTGATGTTTAAGGACATGTGTTGTAAGTTTACAATAAAACCAAGGTCCAATGGTccatctttatttttttatttttttaatataatttttattacgcaaattatttaaaacatagacgattacagactaatggcatgtagacgagcaacaagttgcgccACTACTCCCTTCTGAATAGCAAgccctaccctgctaaacacaaaattctgccccttaacatgcCCCATATTTGTGTTCTCTTTGCGAGCAATTTGCGATTCTGATTATTTGAGTTACAGATAAAAGTGTTCATCCAAACACCCCCTGAATCTATTTTTGTGTGATTCATAACATGTTAAACTAACCATGAAGACATCGCACCATTTTTGGTAATGATGCTGAGAAACAACCATCAACGGAGAACGACTATGGAGCTATGGAACAAAAGACAGAAAACGAAGAACTGTGCATAGATGTTTATAACACCAACCAACAAATCAATACTGAAGTACATTCACCAATCTTTCAAGTTCTTTTGTTCAAACTCTAAAAATAATTGTCACACTAATCGGTTCTCTTGAAAACTGACAGAGTAGACCCATCATCGATCCTCCATGTGAAGGCATTAAAACACCAACCCAAGTGACACATTCACACGTGAATTCATCTTCATCAGACCTAACCCAAGCCATTTCCACTATCAGCAGTTCACAAAGTTTAGTCGAATGTGAAATGGCGATTCGGGCCATGGCCAAAGCATGGCTAGATGATCCACTGATTGAAAACACATTAGCTAAACCATTAGTGATAGAAGGTATGCTAGAAGTGTTGTTTTCTTCTGACAATGAAGAAATCTTGGAACTAGTAATCTCATTATTAACCGAATTCGTTGCAAGAAACGAGTTGAATGGGAAGATGATAAAAAACTTCGACCCACAGCTCGAGGGTTTCATGAATCTAATGAGAAACAGCAGCCTGTTCTTGAAAGCAGCAGCTCTACTCCATCTAGTGAAGCCAGAAGCCAAACAAATGATGTTGACGGAATGGGTTCCTTTAGTGTTACGTGTGCTTGAATTTGGAGATCAAACACAAACATTATTCAGTGTTCGTTGCAGTCCTCAAGTTGCAGCATATTACTTCCTTGACCAACTTCTCTGTGGGTCTGACCAAGACCGGATGGAGAATGGGAGACTAGTGATTTCACTTGGAGGGTTGGGTTTGTTGTGTAGAAGAATGGCGACTGGGGACATTGTAGAGAAGATCAAGGGGGTTTCCATCATTTACCGGTGTATCCTATCAGATGGAAGGTGTCGCCACTACTTAGCCGATAATTTGAACCCTGAACTTATATTTGAGCTCATGGTCCACGATTGCAGTGATACCACAATCTCTTTGCTTGTTGAGTTAATCTGTCTCCATAGGTAAAATTCACTAGAAGTGACAAAATGGATGGGTCAAAACATGTAATTCTTGGGTATGTTAGAAAATAGAAACAATATGGGTTGACCAGAAACTTTTTGTCTATTCTTTTAATTTTCATTAATGATTGGTGTGTCAGATATAATTACAAGGTTTGTATTATTTCAAAGATGACTAAATTTTGGAATAAAATTAGTTAGGAGGTTTTATGCATTATAATTACACTTTAGGTGACTTGAGGTTAATATGTTTCGACCGGTTTATTTTTAAGCTATTATATTCACTGGCGAAGCTTTATTGGGGCCGGAGGGTGCCCCGGCCCCCACAGAGCTTAcgttcaagctccgccactgaatATATTGTCTGCTTTTACACATTTGACTGGTTAGAAATAATACATAAGGTGAATAGACCCATTCACAAGTCTATGGGTTGATTATTTTTCCTGGATTCAATTAGATTCGAGCAAAGAACAAAACTTTTCGAAAAGATTTTGAAGGGATGGGACTGCTTGAGCACTATGCAAATCTTGCTAGTTTGTTTACAGAGAGCTACACTTGAAAAACGCCCTTTGGTTGCTGCTGTGATGTTTCAGCTTGACCTTATGGTAATGGTTTCTTGATACATCTGTAACTATTTATATTACTTTTTCTTGACAACTTTGTCATTTAACAACAGTTTACTGCAGGGAGATCTTCTAGAGAGTAGTGTTTATCGTGAGGAGGCAATAGAGGCGATAGTCGAAGCCTTGGAAAGTAAAATATTaaatgaaaatgttcaagaacACGCAGCCAAATCGTTATTGATATTAGGAAGCAGGTATTCTTACACGGGTACACCGGAAGCAGAAAAATGGATCTTGAAAGAAGCTGGTTATGATGAGAGCTTGGAGGGTGGCTTCCATGGCAGATATTATGTCGTCCAAGGATCCAAAAACTTGGTAATTACAAACTAAGATCCAGAAATTTTTAGTATTGTTTTTGCTTCCCTTTCATTTTATCTAATGATATTAACAGGTGTTCACTGTCCGGTTTTGATGTTTTTCGGTCAAACCGTGAGCCAAATCGTTAGTAACGGTTTTTAACAATTGTGAACCAAAACCAAACATTACTAACGGGTTGGGCAGTTTGAAGGTTTTAAATCGAACCCGTAACTGATATGTTAAATAATGAGAACTTGTaaaatgtgatttagaataaTGAAGATGAGATAGAGCACTGGCTAAGGAAAGCTGCAATGTCATTATGGATGAGTGGAGGCAAAAAACTGATAGGGGCACTTGGTGAATCGATAGCTAACGGGCTCCCTAGTTTGGCACGCGCGAGCCTGGTGACAATTTCCTGGATTAGCAAATTTGTGCATACAGTTGGGGATGGAGATGTTCTTCACAGCATTGAATTTTCAACTCTTATACAGCATTTGATACAATGTTTGAACCGTGACAACGCAATGGAAGAAAGAGTTCTTGCCTCGTTTTCTTTACTCTCTCTTTCCAAGAGTTCAGGTACTGATGGGTTAGCCCGTTTCTGCCTTGTGGCCCATGAGGTTTATTGTTTTTTCTGTTGGGTTTTGCAGGTTTTCTGTTTGAGATCTCTGATGATGAGAAAAATGCGATGGTGATTCATCTTCGAAGCATGTCAAAAGTGACATGGACTGCAAAAAGACTTGTTACCATCATAGCAGGAAGTCCATCAAGAAGATAGTCAGGCTATAAACAAAGGTGTGCCAATCTGACCACCATcactgctgctgctgctgcagCAAGCATATATGAGTGTACAAATTATTTCCTCCATTTTTATTTCGTTTGGAAGTAATTGTTCTTGTTTATACTGGTAGTTTTCTTGTAAAGCAACTGGATACATACATTATTTCACAATGTTACCGTGaatcaatgttttaaataccggccggttataccggatACTGGACACAGGCCCGGTATGATAAAGGCTCGTAAAACCCAAATACGGCATGTCTTATCTACCGGTGGTAAATCCGGTTTTACCAGTTTATAAACCGTTGAACCAGCTTGCATTATCTTAAAATTtgattttataattttaataaaatacgaTATTAAGATAATATTGACTTTACATAATTCTGATAATTCACCTAGTGCTTCTATTCCAATATTTTATCACTGTTGAAATTGTTACGCACCTCGtccaatgtaatattgtttataagTAATCGAAATGCTCTTAAAATGCTTAATATTTTACACGAAAATAGTTTTTAGATAAAACCATGATTAGTTACGTAAATCCTAATTGACATTGTATTATTTTTTTAGATAAATTCGTATTTTATGGAATTGTAGGGTTAACTAGTAACCTGGTTGAACAGCTCGGTACAACCTGATTCAATTGAACTGTTTCAGATCTCAACACGATATGATTTGAAAACCGATTTTAAAACATTACGGGGAATAGATACTTGTTTGGTTTGCGTAACATCATATACGCTAATCATAAGGTAACTAACTTTTGCCAAGGCTTTTAATACTGGATCTGACTGGCCAGCGGGACCGGAACCGGGCACATAAGACTATCACCATTGGTGACTTTCTCCCAACCTTGGTTGCCAAAATAAattaaagtaaaagaaaaaatcTATTTTTCTCCACAACTTGGTTAACAAAGCAACCCAAGGTTGCAAGGTTGCAAGAGGTTGCGCATGCTTTTTTTGCCACTTGTCAAAATTAGATTGGTTCCATCttctaattttcttttttttattttattttctaactATCAATTCCCCCAATAATTTAATTACTCAAATAGcttttaatatttaaacttaaTAACAAAACTAAATACACCGTATTTCCTAAAATAAATTTGTGAACATTacgatataaattttataaaaaacgGAGTTcatttgaaaaaatatattttccagTATATATTGATTGTttaactttttaactttttagtaTTTTCCAGATcatttgaaaaaatatattttccagTATATcacacttcttttttttttttttttttttgtgaacatgcagatataaaatttattaaaattgataaattatTTTGATTGTTTTTTATCTAACACTATCTTATTTGCCGTATGTCAACATTCTATTGTTTTGTTAGATTTTTTTGGTaaaatttcttttttatttttaataattttttatatttaaaataataaagtTTAAATATATAAACATTTATTAGTTATAATAAATTTTATAGAATAAGTTATAAACTAAGTCAtatttatttaacaaaaaaatggtTTAGGTTGGGTTGTTAATGAGTGTGAAAGGTTGGATTGGGTTGGGGTGTGTAGGTGTAAGAGAGAgaaattaattttttattaaaagttgGGTTGGATTGGGTTGTGAATGGGGATAGTCTAACAACTCCAATTGAGTCTATTTGAACCGGtataaccaatgttttaaaaaccggtaaataccggccggttttACTGGTATTACCGTTTGCAGgtgtaaatccggtacgaaacaccccggtaattAAGTGAAACGGAATAAGGTTTGTACCAACGGtgaaatccggtataccggtttgaaacgtaataccggtaccggcccagggttattttagtttgggttgttacttatttttattatatatgttacttatcttacgtaatttttatatattatgattattcgtaactaaaagttcttatttaatattctatgaaactgtcacacccccaaaatccacctgcggagtatcaccgcttgggagcgtgactgaccaggatcaagccaccaatcatattgaacatgtaattaatattaagtaaaataaatgttttccatccatccaatacgataggtgttcataacataaccatagtttcaaagtgtagcggaagcatagtaaataatccaacaatagttaatagttttaaatgtcataatagtccaacgtagaaaccacgatcc
The sequence above is drawn from the Helianthus annuus cultivar XRQ/B chromosome 12, HanXRQr2.0-SUNRISE, whole genome shotgun sequence genome and encodes:
- the LOC110895576 gene encoding putative E3 ubiquitin-protein ligase LIN, whose product is MDSLSDLLAKEGFVRDKKVQLVAAPDHDSIALPIYICHNRPKHRRTASSSKQRRRPSNEPAIDEVATKAVISILSGYAGKYLKDKGFRDSLRDKCLVNRTNGLLDNMELGIQSIEKLIDNPGTVKEMKVKLLRNSIGFLTIVASLNSTKGTGDSNSQLSACAQLYLSIVYKIEKNDRICARHVLQVFVDSPHLARTHLLPDLWEHFFLPHLLHLKIWYNNQTESILDHLVSRDQEEQIKKHLIKVYDEHMDMGTAQFALYYKEWLKTGGQPPATLPSVPLPAINLFSSSSTRRRRSSSLFNIFLHRTIFGNDAEKQPSTENDYGAMEQKTENEELCIDVYNTNQQINTESRPIIDPPCEGIKTPTQVTHSHVNSSSSDLTQAISTISSSQSLVECEMAIRAMAKAWLDDPLIENTLAKPLVIEGMLEVLFSSDNEEILELVISLLTEFVARNELNGKMIKNFDPQLEGFMNLMRNSSLFLKAAALLHLVKPEAKQMMLTEWVPLVLRVLEFGDQTQTLFSVRCSPQVAAYYFLDQLLCGSDQDRMENGRLVISLGGLGLLCRRMATGDIVEKIKGVSIIYRCILSDGRCRHYLADNLNPELIFELMVHDCSDTTISLLVELICLHRFEQRTKLFEKILKGWDCLSTMQILLVCLQRATLEKRPLVAAVMFQLDLMGDLLESSVYREEAIEAIVEALESKILNENVQEHAAKSLLILGSRYSYTGTPEAEKWILKEAGYDESLEGGFHGRYYVVQGSKNLNNEDEIEHWLRKAAMSLWMSGGKKLIGALGESIANGLPSLARASLVTISWISKFVHTVGDGDVLHSIEFSTLIQHLIQCLNRDNAMEERVLASFSLLSLSKSSGFLFEISDDEKNAMVIHLRSMSKVTWTAKRLVTIIAGSPSRR